Below is a genomic region from Actinomyces weissii.
ATCGAGCGGGTCACTCCGCGGGTCTTCCTGCTCACCCCGGCCTCGGTGGCGATCGACTCCGGTGAGGCGGCTGAGGCGGGCGAGCGTTTCTTCAACCAGGGCTGAAGTCCTCTAGAGTAGAGGCGTGTCCGCGGTCATCTCGATCCTTCAGTCTCTTCTCTCCCTGTACGTCCTCGTGCTGCTGCTGCGCGTGGTCCTCGACCTGCTTGAGCAGTTCTCCCGTAGCTGGCGACCAACCGGCGTGGTGCTGGTGGTCGCCAACGCTGTCTACGGGCTCACGGACCCCCCGCTGCGGATGATCCGTGAACGGGTTCCTGCCTTGCAGGTGGGTGGGGTCGGCCTCGACCTGAGCGTCCTGGTCCTGTGGCTGGGGATCGTCCTGCTGCAGACCCTGCTGGCTTTCTTACGCTAAGGGCGAGTCGCCTTGTGCAGGCGTGTC
It encodes:
- a CDS encoding YggT family protein, whose protein sequence is MSAVISILQSLLSLYVLVLLLRVVLDLLEQFSRSWRPTGVVLVVANAVYGLTDPPLRMIRERVPALQVGGVGLDLSVLVLWLGIVLLQTLLAFLR